Proteins encoded together in one Deinococcus radiopugnans ATCC 19172 window:
- a CDS encoding acyl-CoA dehydrogenase family protein: protein MDFTLNDEQRQLQQLARDFARKEIIPIAAEYDRREELPWQVVEKAFEVGLLNPTIPEHAGGLGLGMFDECLIGEELAYGCMGIYTVLMASELGIAPILIGGTEEQQARFLGPLTEKAGLAAFALSEPGNGSDAAGMATTVRDDGDAWILNGTKMWISNGGVAEFNVVFATTDKQGGHRATVALVVPKDAPGFSHHKIGHKMGQRASLTSELVFEDVRVPKENQLGGLGDGFKIAMKTLDKTRIPVAAGSVGIARRAMEESLKYAKEREAFGKPITEFQAIQFKLAEMAMGIETGRLMYQKAAWLVDQGQPHGFESAIAKAYCSEMAFSAANEGIQIHGGYGYVGEYPVEKLLRDVKLNMIYEGTNEIQRVVIARNLLK, encoded by the coding sequence ATGGATTTCACCCTGAACGACGAACAGCGCCAGCTGCAGCAACTTGCCCGCGACTTTGCCCGCAAGGAGATCATCCCGATTGCCGCCGAGTACGACCGCCGTGAGGAGCTGCCGTGGCAGGTGGTCGAGAAAGCCTTCGAAGTGGGACTGCTGAACCCCACCATCCCTGAACACGCGGGCGGCCTGGGCCTGGGCATGTTCGACGAATGTCTGATCGGCGAGGAACTGGCCTACGGCTGCATGGGCATCTACACCGTGCTGATGGCCTCCGAGTTGGGCATCGCCCCGATCCTGATCGGCGGCACCGAGGAGCAGCAGGCCCGCTTCCTGGGGCCGCTGACCGAGAAGGCCGGGCTGGCGGCGTTTGCCCTGTCCGAACCCGGCAACGGCTCGGACGCGGCGGGCATGGCGACGACTGTACGCGACGACGGCGACGCCTGGATTCTGAACGGCACCAAGATGTGGATCAGCAACGGCGGCGTGGCCGAGTTCAACGTGGTGTTCGCCACCACCGACAAGCAGGGCGGCCACCGCGCCACCGTGGCCCTGGTGGTGCCCAAAGACGCCCCCGGCTTCAGCCACCACAAGATCGGGCACAAGATGGGCCAGCGCGCGAGCCTGACCAGCGAACTGGTGTTCGAGGACGTGCGCGTGCCCAAGGAAAACCAGCTGGGCGGCCTGGGCGACGGCTTCAAGATCGCCATGAAGACGCTGGACAAGACCCGCATTCCGGTGGCCGCCGGCTCGGTGGGCATTGCCCGCCGCGCGATGGAAGAGAGCCTCAAGTACGCCAAGGAGCGCGAGGCCTTCGGCAAGCCGATCACCGAATTCCAGGCCATCCAGTTCAAGCTGGCCGAGATGGCGATGGGCATCGAAACGGGCCGCCTGATGTACCAGAAGGCCGCGTGGCTGGTGGATCAGGGCCAACCGCACGGCTTCGAGAGCGCGATTGCCAAGGCGTACTGCTCGGAAATGGCCTTCAGCGCCGCCAACGAGGGCATCCAGATTCACGGCGGCTACGGCTACGTCGGCGAGTACCCGGTAGAGAAGCTGCTGCGCGACGTCAAGCTGAACATGATCTACGAGGGCACCAACGAGATCCAGCGCGTGGTCATCGCGCGAAACCTGCTGAAGTAG
- a CDS encoding Panacea domain-containing protein has protein sequence MTIAIDDPKRTGYAAEVVANAFLDLARAEGRALTQMQVHKLVYIAHGYTLALLGRPLMYNTVHAWQRGPVVRRLWQHWGERGRVPISEPLPVAPGEPELANDPEALEVIRSVWSGYGGMEGGELSRLTHRAGSPWSQTYGLQDNLIPDEITREYYTSLARSA, from the coding sequence ATGACCATCGCCATCGACGATCCCAAACGCACCGGGTACGCCGCCGAGGTGGTGGCGAACGCCTTTCTGGACCTGGCCCGCGCCGAGGGCCGCGCGCTCACGCAGATGCAGGTGCACAAGCTGGTGTACATCGCGCACGGCTACACGCTGGCGCTGCTGGGCCGGCCACTGATGTACAACACGGTGCATGCCTGGCAACGTGGGCCGGTGGTGCGGCGGCTGTGGCAGCACTGGGGCGAACGCGGCCGGGTGCCGATTTCCGAGCCTCTGCCCGTCGCGCCCGGCGAACCTGAGCTGGCCAACGACCCCGAGGCGCTGGAAGTGATCCGCAGCGTCTGGAGTGGGTACGGCGGCATGGAGGGCGGTGAACTCTCGCGCCTGACGCACCGCGCGGGCAGCCCGTGGTCCCAGACCTACGGCCTGCAGGACAACCTGATTCCCGACGAGATCACCCGCGAGTATTACACCAGTCTGGCGCGCAGTGCCTGA
- a CDS encoding class I SAM-dependent methyltransferase: MTHADRFLGRAGVYASARPTYPAALGQWLAGQGLLSGRVADVGAGTGLFTRLLLAQGSGSAFAVDAVEPNPEMRAQLETALEAEVAGGRLRVHAGTSEATSLASASVSLITAAQAAHWFDPPPTVREFRRVLRPDGQVLLVWNDWRGVDPGLDGAGFNAAYREVVTAFSREDGELISRVPERELPRLMPGGFEVQTFDNPVSLSRERLRALAGSVSYLPSPDDSGFAAVGRQLDAAFDAHASDGHVTLTYRTHAYLGRL; this comes from the coding sequence GTGACCCATGCCGACCGCTTTCTGGGCCGCGCGGGCGTATACGCCTCGGCCCGCCCGACGTATCCGGCCGCGCTGGGTCAGTGGCTGGCAGGTCAGGGCCTGCTCTCTGGCCGCGTGGCGGACGTCGGGGCGGGAACGGGCCTGTTCACACGGCTGCTGCTGGCGCAGGGCAGCGGGTCAGCCTTCGCCGTGGACGCTGTGGAACCCAACCCGGAGATGCGCGCCCAACTCGAAACGGCGCTGGAGGCAGAGGTGGCGGGCGGCCGTCTGCGCGTCCATGCCGGCACCTCCGAGGCCACGTCGCTGGCCTCCGCCTCGGTGTCGCTGATCACGGCCGCGCAGGCCGCGCACTGGTTCGATCCGCCGCCCACCGTCCGGGAATTCCGGCGCGTGCTGAGGCCAGACGGGCAGGTCCTGCTGGTCTGGAACGACTGGCGCGGGGTGGACCCAGGGTTGGACGGTGCAGGCTTCAACGCCGCCTACCGCGAAGTCGTGACTGCCTTCAGCCGCGAGGACGGCGAGCTGATCTCGCGGGTGCCGGAGCGGGAGCTGCCCCGATTGATGCCGGGCGGTTTCGAGGTCCAGACCTTCGACAATCCCGTTTCACTGAGTCGCGAGCGCCTGCGTGCCCTGGCCGGCAGCGTCAGTTACCTGCCGTCACCGGACGATTCTGGCTTTGCGGCGGTGGGACGGCAGTTGGACGCGGCGTTTGACGCCCACGCTTCGGACGGTCACGTCACGCTGACCTACCGCACGCACGCCTACCTGGGCCGACTGTAG
- the icd gene encoding NADP-dependent isocitrate dehydrogenase, with product MSSHIQRPEKGEKISMQGGKLSVPNHPVIPFVEGDGTGPDIWKASVRVLDAAVEKAYGDTRKIEWMEVYAGEKSVQVYGEGQWLPQETLDAFDEYLFGIKGPLTTPVGGGIRSINVALRQELDLYACVRPVQYFAGVPSPLKRPEDVNMTIFRENTEDIYAGIEYMAGTPEAAKMRDFLVNEMGVTKIRFPESSSFGIKPVSKEGTERLVRAAIQYAIDNGRKSVALVHKGNIMKFTEGAFRDWGYELAKKEFGAKEIDGGPWCELPNGIVIKDVIADNFLQQILLRPTEYDVIATLNLNGDYISDALAAQVGGIGIAPGANINYVTGHAIFEATHGTAPKYAGKNVINPSSVILSGEMMLRYMGWTEAADLILKGLDATIAQKVVTYDFARNMDGAKEVKTSEFADAIIGNMN from the coding sequence ATGAGCAGCCATATCCAGCGGCCCGAAAAGGGCGAGAAGATCAGCATGCAGGGCGGGAAACTCAGCGTCCCCAACCACCCCGTCATTCCCTTCGTGGAAGGCGACGGCACCGGCCCCGACATCTGGAAGGCCAGCGTCCGCGTGCTGGACGCCGCCGTCGAGAAGGCCTACGGCGATACGCGCAAGATCGAGTGGATGGAAGTCTACGCGGGCGAGAAGAGCGTGCAGGTCTACGGCGAGGGCCAGTGGCTGCCGCAGGAAACCCTGGACGCCTTCGACGAGTACCTGTTCGGCATCAAGGGGCCGCTGACCACGCCCGTCGGCGGCGGCATCCGCAGCATCAACGTGGCGCTGCGCCAGGAACTTGACCTGTACGCCTGCGTGCGTCCGGTGCAGTATTTCGCGGGCGTGCCCAGCCCCCTCAAGCGCCCCGAAGACGTCAACATGACCATCTTCCGCGAGAACACCGAGGACATCTACGCCGGCATCGAGTACATGGCCGGCACGCCCGAGGCCGCCAAGATGCGCGACTTCCTGGTGAACGAGATGGGCGTGACCAAGATCCGTTTCCCCGAAAGCAGCTCGTTCGGCATCAAGCCCGTGTCGAAGGAAGGCACCGAGCGGCTGGTGCGCGCCGCCATCCAGTACGCCATTGACAACGGCCGCAAGAGCGTGGCGCTGGTGCACAAGGGCAACATCATGAAGTTCACCGAGGGCGCGTTCCGCGACTGGGGCTATGAGCTGGCCAAGAAGGAATTTGGCGCCAAGGAAATCGACGGCGGCCCGTGGTGCGAGCTGCCGAACGGCATCGTGATCAAGGACGTGATCGCCGACAACTTCCTGCAGCAGATCCTGTTGCGTCCCACCGAGTACGACGTGATCGCCACCCTGAACCTGAACGGCGACTACATCTCCGACGCGCTGGCCGCGCAGGTGGGCGGCATCGGCATCGCGCCGGGGGCCAACATCAACTACGTGACCGGGCACGCCATCTTCGAGGCCACCCACGGCACCGCGCCCAAGTACGCGGGCAAGAATGTCATCAACCCCAGCTCCGTGATCCTGTCCGGCGAAATGATGCTGCGCTACATGGGCTGGACGGAAGCGGCCGACCTGATCCTGAAGGGTCTGGACGCCACCATTGCCCAGAAAGTCGTGACCTACGACTTCGCCCGCAATATGGACGGCGCCAAGGAAGTCAAGACCAGCGAATTCGCCGACGCGATCATCGGCAACATGAACTGA
- a CDS encoding carbohydrate ABC transporter permease, with the protein MTTTPRRVSRREQHRVGGTGAKVTARNTLIAYAFLLPFLILLVVYHTWPVIFGTYLAFTKYNIISPPQWVGLDNFKELWQDEQFWSGLTNSLKYILIVPVIQILALLVALLVNRPMKGIGFFRTAFYVPVVTSFAVVGLIWNWMYQQDGAVNTILRMIGLSQKGSFLNNPATALYAVMFVTLWKGIGYYMVLYLAGLQGISPELEEAATIDGASRPQVFWNITLPGLRPTILVCSLLSTISAIKVFEEIYVMTQGGPAGSTYSALFYTYSRAFQDFQYGLAAAGGIIIAVISIIFGLINFRLTRGGKADA; encoded by the coding sequence ATGACCACCACTCCCCGGCGGGTGTCGCGCCGAGAACAGCACCGTGTCGGCGGCACCGGGGCGAAAGTCACCGCGCGCAACACGCTGATCGCCTACGCCTTCCTACTGCCCTTTCTGATCTTGCTGGTGGTGTACCACACCTGGCCGGTGATCTTCGGCACGTATCTGGCCTTCACGAAATACAACATCATCAGCCCGCCGCAGTGGGTGGGCCTGGACAACTTTAAGGAGCTGTGGCAGGACGAGCAGTTCTGGTCTGGCCTGACCAACAGCCTCAAGTACATCCTGATCGTGCCGGTGATTCAGATTTTGGCCCTGCTGGTGGCGCTGCTGGTCAACCGGCCTATGAAGGGCATCGGCTTTTTCCGCACGGCGTTCTACGTGCCGGTGGTCACCAGTTTTGCGGTGGTGGGCCTGATCTGGAACTGGATGTACCAGCAGGACGGGGCCGTCAACACCATTTTAAGGATGATCGGGCTGTCCCAGAAGGGCAGTTTTTTGAACAACCCGGCCACCGCGCTGTACGCCGTGATGTTCGTGACGCTGTGGAAAGGGATCGGCTACTACATGGTGCTGTATCTGGCAGGCCTGCAGGGCATCAGCCCGGAGCTGGAGGAGGCGGCCACCATCGACGGCGCGAGCCGCCCGCAGGTGTTCTGGAACATCACGCTGCCAGGGCTGCGCCCCACCATTCTGGTGTGCAGCCTGCTGAGCACCATCAGCGCCATCAAGGTATTCGAGGAAATCTACGTGATGACCCAGGGCGGCCCCGCCGGAAGCACGTACTCGGCGCTGTTCTACACGTATTCGCGGGCCTTTCAGGACTTTCAGTACGGACTGGCCGCCGCCGGGGGCATCATCATCGCGGTGATTTCCATCATCTTCGGGCTGATCAATTTCCGTCTGACGCGGGGGGGAAAAGCCGATGCTTAA
- a CDS encoding carbohydrate ABC transporter permease, which produces MLKARPAPAQPDSFAVTAARLKAKRIQRRRLTDVLAYAVLTVIALIMLYPFYWTLITSFEPTGNIYEAKILPKAVGLRNYAEMWKGTTVPFWRLILNSLIICTLGVTLTVTLATLAAYPLAKMRFPGRDLIFYAILALMVLPNESGLIVNYITTIKLGLLQQTNPVIDAIRQYLAVVLPGLASIVGLFLLRQAYLGIPLELIEAARIDGASELTIWRRIMLPLATPTIAAFAILEFVAYWNSFLWARIMLPDKNLLPLSAGLLELSGTFSTNSRAVMAGAVITIIPILIVFAFGQKYFMKGLEGAVKG; this is translated from the coding sequence ATGCTTAAGGCACGCCCCGCCCCGGCCCAGCCCGATTCCTTTGCCGTCACCGCTGCCCGGCTGAAGGCCAAGCGCATCCAGCGCCGCCGCCTGACCGATGTGCTGGCCTACGCCGTGCTGACTGTGATCGCGCTGATCATGCTGTACCCGTTCTACTGGACGCTGATTACCAGCTTCGAGCCGACGGGCAACATCTACGAGGCCAAGATCCTGCCCAAAGCGGTGGGCCTGCGCAACTACGCCGAGATGTGGAAAGGCACCACCGTCCCCTTCTGGCGGCTGATTCTCAACAGCCTGATCATCTGCACGCTGGGCGTGACCCTCACCGTGACGCTGGCGACGCTAGCCGCCTATCCGCTGGCGAAGATGCGCTTTCCGGGCCGTGACCTGATCTTCTACGCGATTCTGGCACTGATGGTGCTGCCCAACGAGTCAGGGCTGATCGTCAACTACATCACCACGATTAAGCTGGGGCTGTTGCAGCAGACCAATCCGGTGATCGACGCCATCCGGCAGTACCTCGCGGTGGTGCTGCCGGGGCTGGCGAGCATCGTGGGCCTGTTCCTACTGCGGCAGGCGTACCTGGGCATTCCGCTGGAGCTGATCGAGGCCGCCCGCATCGACGGGGCCTCCGAGCTGACCATCTGGCGGCGGATCATGCTGCCGCTGGCGACGCCCACGATTGCGGCGTTCGCCATTCTGGAATTCGTGGCGTACTGGAACTCGTTCCTGTGGGCGCGGATCATGCTGCCCGACAAGAACCTGCTGCCGCTGTCGGCGGGCCTGCTGGAACTCAGCGGAACATTCAGCACCAACAGCCGCGCAGTGATGGCGGGCGCGGTGATCACGATTATTCCCATCCTGATCGTCTTCGCCTTCGGGCAGAAGTACTTCATGAAGGGATTGGAGGGGGCGGTGAAGGGGTGA
- a CDS encoding FAD-dependent oxidoreductase yields MTLAYQTLSQTWDVIVAGGGTAGAIAGIAAARAGARVLVIEAQGSLGGTGTNAWVTPLMRNLSAGENLNRGLTDELKARLLARGDGAVDPNGNDNWFNPEGMKFVLEQMLLSAGGEVLYHTHVVEPVMADDVDGRWLMVDGKDTAHRVPLTAPHPFPQATGHKPQAIHSLVIHNKGGLQALRAAVFIDATGDADLAARAGVPFHAGDEDGIHQAMSLRFTLAGVDTARLCAFLNANGQGQTGEHFLHFWMVWGKNSTLEPLFREAVEAGVLLERDGDYFQGFSVPGRPGEISFNCPRIRPELHDGADPWQLSAAQTDGREAIDRLTAFCRASLPGCENAFIGVVAPMVGVRESRRIVGEYTLTLTDILDCARFPDVICRNHYPVDIHSVKGGARLLHERDGTAPYFAKDAYHEIPFRAIVPVGISNLLVPGRAASSTFEAQSAIRVQQNCHSMGEAAGIAAAWAAREHDGRVRDVGIDALQTELRRLGGNL; encoded by the coding sequence GTGACCCTCGCCTACCAGACCCTTTCCCAAACCTGGGACGTGATCGTCGCCGGGGGCGGCACCGCCGGGGCCATCGCCGGAATTGCCGCTGCCCGGGCCGGGGCGCGGGTGCTGGTGATCGAGGCGCAGGGCAGCCTGGGCGGCACCGGCACCAACGCCTGGGTCACGCCGCTGATGCGAAACCTCTCGGCAGGCGAAAACCTGAACCGGGGGCTGACGGATGAGTTGAAGGCCCGCCTGCTGGCACGCGGTGACGGCGCGGTTGACCCCAACGGCAACGACAACTGGTTCAACCCCGAGGGCATGAAATTCGTGCTGGAGCAGATGCTGCTCTCGGCAGGCGGCGAGGTGCTGTACCACACGCATGTGGTGGAACCTGTGATGGCAGATGACGTTGATGGTAGATGGTTGATGGTTGATGGAAAGGACACCGCGCACCGCGTACCGCTCACCGCCCCCCATCCTTTCCCACAAGCCACAGGCCACAAGCCACAAGCCATCCATTCCCTTGTCATCCACAACAAGGGCGGCCTGCAAGCCCTCCGGGCCGCCGTGTTCATCGACGCCACCGGGGACGCCGATCTTGCCGCGCGGGCGGGCGTGCCCTTCCACGCAGGCGATGAGGACGGCATTCATCAGGCCATGAGCCTGCGCTTCACGCTGGCCGGGGTGGACACGGCGCGGCTGTGCGCCTTCCTGAACGCGAACGGGCAGGGCCAGACCGGCGAGCACTTCCTGCACTTCTGGATGGTCTGGGGCAAGAACAGCACGCTGGAGCCGCTGTTTCGGGAGGCGGTGGAGGCCGGTGTGTTGCTGGAGCGCGACGGCGACTACTTCCAGGGCTTCAGCGTTCCCGGCCGGCCCGGCGAGATCAGCTTCAACTGCCCGCGCATCCGGCCTGAGCTGCACGACGGCGCTGACCCGTGGCAACTCAGCGCGGCGCAGACCGACGGGCGCGAGGCGATTGACCGCCTGACCGCCTTCTGCCGGGCCTCCCTGCCGGGGTGCGAGAACGCGTTTATCGGCGTGGTGGCCCCGATGGTGGGCGTGCGCGAATCGCGGCGCATCGTGGGCGAGTACACGCTGACGCTGACCGACATTCTGGACTGCGCCCGTTTCCCGGACGTCATCTGCCGCAACCACTACCCGGTAGATATTCACAGCGTCAAGGGTGGCGCACGGCTGCTGCACGAGCGCGACGGCACCGCGCCGTACTTTGCAAAGGACGCCTACCACGAGATCCCGTTCCGCGCCATCGTCCCCGTCGGCATTTCAAACCTGCTGGTGCCGGGACGGGCGGCCAGCAGCACCTTCGAGGCGCAGTCGGCCATCCGGGTGCAGCAGAACTGCCACAGCATGGGCGAGGCCGCCGGAATCGCCGCCGCGTGGGCCGCGCGGGAGCATGACGGACGCGTGCGGGATGTGGGGATCGACGCGCTCCAGACTGAATTGAGAAGATTGGGAGGAAACCTATGA
- a CDS encoding DinB family protein has protein sequence MSRATTLHSERAYRIEPESQYTPQIGALVEMMNYTRLTTLQAVEGLTTEQVDTVPEGFGNSIGMLLAHIAAVDRVYQMMSFEGRDFGEMDGAIMGGLSMGQQGTPPPTGQSLDTLLAELDAARKLTLDTFTTKDDDWLASRLPAPYDDMNQHWAWFHVMEDEVSHRGQIRILRKHVAPKKKE, from the coding sequence ATGAGCCGAGCCACAACGCTGCACTCCGAACGCGCCTACCGCATCGAGCCCGAATCCCAGTACACACCGCAGATCGGCGCACTGGTGGAGATGATGAACTACACCCGCCTGACCACCTTGCAGGCGGTGGAGGGGCTGACGACAGAGCAAGTCGACACCGTGCCCGAGGGCTTCGGCAACTCCATTGGCATGCTGCTGGCGCACATCGCGGCGGTAGACCGGGTTTACCAGATGATGTCGTTCGAGGGCCGCGATTTTGGGGAGATGGACGGGGCCATCATGGGCGGGCTGTCGATGGGCCAGCAGGGCACGCCGCCTCCCACCGGGCAGAGCCTGGACACCCTGCTGGCCGAGCTGGACGCCGCTCGCAAGCTCACGCTGGACACCTTCACCACCAAAGACGACGACTGGCTGGCCTCGCGCCTGCCTGCGCCCTACGACGACATGAACCAGCACTGGGCGTGGTTTCACGTCATGGAGGACGAGGTCAGCCACCGGGGGCAGATCCGAATTCTGCGGAAACACGTCGCACCAAAGAAGAAGGAGTGA
- a CDS encoding histidine phosphatase family protein, whose protein sequence is MSGEFLLIRHAKASGQAPDAPLTAEGQMQAQRLAAQLAQHPITRVVSSPWRRAVDTARPIAQALGLKIETDGRLTERVLSPTDLPHWQTVLRASFAAPALKLPGGESGMGAKARALAALHDARDPHGLTAVFTHGNLLALLLGLDYEGWAGLRNPDVWQFSLDGQASRIPLA, encoded by the coding sequence GTGAGCGGCGAATTTCTGCTGATCCGGCACGCGAAGGCCAGCGGACAGGCTCCCGACGCGCCGCTGACGGCGGAGGGGCAAATGCAGGCGCAGCGACTGGCCGCGCAACTCGCCCAGCACCCCATCACCCGCGTCGTCAGCAGTCCGTGGCGGCGGGCGGTGGACACGGCGCGGCCTATCGCACAGGCGCTGGGCCTGAAGATCGAGACCGATGGACGGCTGACTGAGCGCGTCCTGAGCCCCACCGATCTCCCCCATTGGCAGACCGTCTTGAGGGCAAGTTTCGCCGCACCTGCGCTGAAGCTGCCCGGCGGCGAATCCGGCATGGGAGCCAAAGCCCGCGCCCTGGCCGCCCTTCACGACGCGCGGGATCCGCATGGTCTCACCGCCGTCTTCACGCACGGCAACCTGCTGGCGCTGCTGCTGGGCCTGGACTACGAGGGCTGGGCGGGATTAAGAAACCCGGATGTGTGGCAGTTCAGTCTGGACGGACAGGCTTCGCGTATACCGTTGGCATGA
- a CDS encoding alpha/beta hydrolase family protein, which translates to MTRAFHPSDPHAAPTANGLPYRVERRVLAGIPCLLELPPEGQDVQAVCLVHHGAWAAKEGKLGVYAALATRGTAVVIPDAPLHGERQADTPPGLNAREYVWESVRRSVAEAPALLDAVVELYSPVPTVAVGSSMGGYVALTLARTEARIGRAAALITSGVWHEPEVGRPELVRFLDEHRPNTHADDFPPTPLLLASGDSDPTFELDAHHVPTAQALRAAYARAGQSDHFNEQVFAGVGHYTSQGMRDAVVDFLTRTDVP; encoded by the coding sequence ATGACCCGCGCCTTCCATCCCTCAGATCCGCACGCCGCGCCCACGGCGAACGGGCTGCCCTACCGCGTCGAACGCCGTGTCCTGGCCGGGATTCCCTGCCTGCTGGAACTGCCCCCGGAAGGTCAGGACGTGCAGGCGGTCTGCCTCGTCCATCACGGGGCCTGGGCCGCCAAGGAGGGCAAGCTGGGCGTGTATGCCGCGCTGGCAACGCGCGGCACGGCGGTGGTGATTCCCGATGCCCCGCTGCACGGCGAGCGGCAGGCCGACACCCCACCCGGCCTGAATGCCCGCGAGTATGTCTGGGAGAGCGTGCGCCGCTCGGTGGCCGAGGCCCCGGCCCTGCTGGACGCAGTGGTAGAGCTGTATAGCCCAGTGCCCACCGTCGCCGTCGGCTCTAGCATGGGCGGCTACGTGGCACTGACGCTGGCCCGCACCGAGGCGCGAATCGGGCGGGCGGCGGCGCTGATCACCTCCGGCGTGTGGCACGAGCCGGAGGTGGGGCGGCCAGAACTCGTGCGCTTTCTGGATGAACACCGGCCCAACACGCACGCCGACGACTTTCCACCCACGCCGCTGCTGCTGGCGAGCGGGGACAGTGACCCGACGTTTGAGCTGGACGCGCATCACGTGCCGACAGCGCAGGCGTTGCGCGCCGCGTACGCGCGGGCGGGACAGTCTGACCACTTCAACGAACAGGTCTTCGCCGGGGTGGGCCACTACACCAGCCAGGGCATGCGGGACGCGGTGGTGGATTTTCTGACCCGGACGGACGTGCCGTAG
- a CDS encoding DsbA family protein encodes MPFNATNRLKRAPLLAALGLIGLGLGRAGAQVGQPLAPFLNSPSLADVKQGAAGLLTFADGSSAVLQSRGGYVTGAKITVSNVDPQKAAARAAELTGLLSGFGSGLAEPLLGFLGREDVGKKLLEGLTVDAEPFAITVKADAQLLSVDLKLARVPDGAFAPTANALPARRVSKNDVVLRVYSDFQCPYCRQFESETLPALLRSLPDDVRVEFHQFPLESIHPLARPAAEASECAAKQGKFWAYKDALFRDQSWLAGQADEVFAALAAETGLNTGTFNTCLATRGGQAAVDAGLAEAERLGLNGTPSVFVGPYQAANPFDTAGLLDLIKFTRAVEGGQP; translated from the coding sequence ATGCCATTCAACGCAACCAACCGCCTGAAACGGGCCCCGCTGCTGGCCGCGCTGGGTTTGATCGGCCTGGGCCTGGGCCGCGCCGGGGCGCAGGTGGGCCAGCCGCTCGCCCCGTTCCTGAACAGCCCGTCGCTGGCCGACGTCAAACAGGGGGCGGCGGGCCTGCTGACCTTCGCCGACGGGTCCAGCGCCGTCCTCCAGAGCCGGGGCGGCTACGTGACCGGCGCGAAGATCACCGTGTCGAACGTGGACCCACAGAAGGCGGCGGCGCGGGCGGCCGAGTTGACCGGGCTGCTCAGCGGTTTTGGCAGCGGGCTGGCCGAACCTTTGCTCGGCTTTCTGGGCCGCGAGGACGTGGGCAAGAAATTGCTGGAGGGGCTGACGGTCGACGCCGAGCCGTTCGCGATCACGGTCAAGGCCGACGCCCAGTTGCTGTCCGTGGACCTCAAGCTAGCCCGCGTGCCGGACGGTGCCTTCGCGCCCACCGCCAACGCCCTGCCCGCCCGCCGCGTCAGCAAGAATGACGTGGTGCTGCGCGTCTACAGCGATTTCCAGTGCCCGTACTGCCGTCAGTTCGAGAGCGAGACGCTGCCTGCCCTGCTGCGCTCCCTGCCGGACGACGTGCGCGTGGAATTCCACCAGTTTCCGCTGGAAAGCATTCACCCGCTGGCCCGCCCCGCCGCCGAGGCCAGCGAATGCGCCGCGAAGCAGGGCAAATTCTGGGCCTACAAGGACGCACTGTTCCGCGATCAGTCGTGGCTGGCGGGCCAGGCAGACGAGGTCTTTGCGGCCCTGGCTGCCGAGACGGGCCTGAACACCGGCACCTTCAACACCTGTCTGGCAACGCGCGGCGGCCAGGCGGCCGTGGACGCCGGGCTGGCCGAGGCCGAACGCCTGGGCCTGAACGGCACGCCCAGCGTGTTTGTCGGCCCCTACCAGGCGGCCAATCCCTTCGACACGGCGGGGCTGCTGGACCTCATCAAGTTCACCCGCGCGGTGGAGGGCGGCCAGCCTTGA